A genome region from Bufo gargarizans isolate SCDJY-AF-19 chromosome 2, ASM1485885v1, whole genome shotgun sequence includes the following:
- the TMEM82 gene encoding transmembrane protein 82 gives MGLLDYVVSFLPGVPWNLLGSVDSFLQGLVGACAVSVLYNFMKVHLYIRCLNDPEKQKKATQLSSPARFRDLLHLLLLTFIYSLLGPRVGALVVLEFSLRAVSMILSLQKGIHSSQLFLLCQFSLGCGVTCSLDYLHEGAPHRTWNLLLAVGLSGLIVWQTSRMCRHVAVMYQLHSSKRYCGVCLSLVACWHDIPTGLCRALKVAFFVSDLAAVAVINRDFLSTAEAVRFWTPLTICYTLLVIYMQEEQHQNPTEQMAYQTVFVRMGGLLILMMTVGRWSDILHIFISLVGELWCLVHAGVMLDICREEDYSARISTSRKSPTTRKPKTETALEG, from the exons ATGGGGCTCCTGGACTATGTGGTCTCCTTCCTCCCCGGGGTGCCCTGGAACCTGTTGGGCAGTGTGGACTCCTTCCTACAAG GTCTGGTCGGGGCCTGCGCTGTGTCCGTTCTGTACAACTTCATGAAGGTTCAtctgtacatcaggtgtctgaa TGACCCCGAGAAACAGAAGAAGGCGACACAGCTCAGCTCCCCGGCTCGGTTTCGTGACCTcctccatctcctgctcctcacgTTCATTTACTCCCTGCTGGGGCCCCgggtgggggctctggtggtTTTGGAGTTCTCCCTACGTGCAGTCTCCATGATATTGTCTCTACAGAAG GGCATCCACAgttcccagctgttcctcctctgccagttctcattGGGATGCGGGGTTACTTGCAGCCTGGATTACCTGCATGAAGGGGCCCCTCACCGAACATGGAACCTTCTACTGGCGGTGGGCCTATCGGGGCTGATTGTGTGGCAGACAAGCAGGATGTGCCGACATGTGGCAGTTATGTACCAGCTGCACAGCAGCAAACGTTACTGTGGGGTTTGCCTGTCTTTGGTGGCCTGCTGGCACGACATCCCTACTGGGCTGTGCCGGGCACTGAAAGTGGCATTCTTCGTATCGGATCTGGCAGCAGTGGCCGTAATTAACCGGGATTTCCTCAGCACGGCAGAGGCTGTGAGATTTTGGACGCCACTGACCATCTGCTACACACTGCTGGTGATCTATATGCAAG AGGAGCAGCACCAGAACCCCACGGAGCAGATGGCATATCAGACAGTGTTTGTTCGCATGGGAGGCCTCCTGATCCTGATGATGACGGTGGGGAGATGGTCAGACATTTTACACATCTTCATCTCGCTAGTCGGAGAGCTGTGGTGCCTGGTCCATGCCGGGGTCATGCTGGACATCTGCAGAGAGGAG GATTATTCAGCCAGAATTTCGACCTCCAGAAAGAGTCCAACGACTAGAAAACCTAAGACAGAGACCGCCCTGGAGGGATGA